A region of Myxococcus stipitatus DSM 14675 DNA encodes the following proteins:
- a CDS encoding YfbK domain-containing protein: MKTAFLRYLCGVLLCLASSAWAQEGSVSGAVLQAPGQQPLEGVKVSAQSPVLPVPRGAVTDARGHFALTALPAGRYTLRFEKESFQSVIRTDVRVEAGQALALKVELVSVGTGAVSTAPAHAFSPLAPLAPPQRWESDGVAWMASARSGDIRDRAPPWVLPQESSPSPSVANSLMLAPGSKLLRDLDPRGFGVNPTIDTEEERISTYPLRVSTASYVLTKGYLARDTLPPEESVRVEDFVNSFDLGEPGELVGPFKLHVEGYPSPSRKGYHFVRVSLHSLEDFSDVGMQVEFDRRVVARYRLVGYEQTSATPEPLDDDAEPEAVPMKAGASVTAIYEVKLIGPGISFATARVLYEVGENTSWRRAYKYLPSSTLRSSSARAAPESRLAFVAAAFAEKLRGSHWTRSLDWARLHALWQDIGAPLTGRPDVVELGALIKKAGSLDQRKDREGSLSNLDPDASPVPGK, encoded by the coding sequence ATGAAGACCGCTTTCCTGCGATACCTGTGCGGAGTCCTCCTGTGCCTCGCCTCCTCGGCGTGGGCACAAGAGGGTTCCGTGTCGGGCGCCGTCCTCCAGGCACCCGGGCAGCAGCCGCTGGAGGGGGTGAAGGTCTCCGCTCAGTCGCCGGTGCTCCCGGTGCCGCGCGGCGCGGTGACGGATGCGCGAGGGCACTTCGCCCTCACCGCGCTTCCCGCGGGCCGCTACACGCTGCGCTTCGAAAAGGAGTCCTTCCAGTCGGTCATCCGCACGGACGTGCGAGTGGAGGCCGGGCAGGCGCTCGCCCTGAAGGTGGAGCTGGTGTCGGTGGGGACGGGGGCGGTGAGCACCGCGCCGGCGCACGCGTTCTCGCCACTGGCGCCATTGGCTCCACCGCAGCGCTGGGAGTCGGATGGCGTCGCGTGGATGGCGTCGGCTCGGAGTGGAGACATTCGAGACAGGGCTCCGCCGTGGGTGTTGCCGCAGGAGTCGTCACCCTCTCCCAGTGTTGCGAACTCCCTCATGCTGGCTCCTGGGAGCAAGCTGCTGAGGGACTTGGACCCGCGAGGCTTCGGCGTCAATCCGACCATCGACACGGAGGAGGAGCGCATCTCCACGTATCCGCTGCGGGTCAGCACCGCGTCGTACGTGCTGACGAAGGGCTACCTGGCTCGCGACACGCTGCCTCCCGAGGAGTCCGTGCGAGTGGAGGACTTCGTCAACAGCTTCGACCTGGGCGAGCCCGGGGAGCTCGTGGGCCCGTTCAAGCTCCACGTGGAGGGATATCCCTCGCCCAGCCGCAAGGGCTACCACTTCGTGCGAGTGAGCCTGCACTCCCTCGAGGACTTCAGCGATGTGGGCATGCAGGTGGAGTTCGACCGGAGGGTGGTCGCCCGCTATCGGCTGGTGGGGTACGAGCAGACGTCCGCCACGCCGGAGCCGCTCGATGATGACGCGGAGCCGGAGGCCGTGCCGATGAAGGCGGGTGCGTCCGTGACGGCCATCTACGAAGTGAAGCTGATTGGCCCTGGCATCTCCTTCGCCACCGCGCGTGTGCTCTACGAGGTGGGCGAGAACACGAGCTGGCGCCGCGCGTACAAGTACCTGCCGTCGAGCACTCTGCGCTCGTCGAGCGCGCGAGCGGCCCCGGAGTCGCGCCTGGCCTTCGTGGCCGCGGCCTTCGCGGAGAAGCTGCGGGGTTCTCACTGGACGCGGTCGCTCGACTGGGCGCGGCTGCATGCGCTGTGGCAGGACATCGGCGCGCCGCTGACGGGCCGTCCCGACGTGGTGGAACTGGGGGCGCTCATCAAGAAGGCCGGGTCGCTGGACCAGCGCAAGGACCGCGAGGGCTCCTTGTCCAACCTGGACCCCGACGCGTCGCCTGTCCCCGGAAAGTAA
- the ddpX gene encoding D-alanyl-D-alanine dipeptidase yields MSARRWVWVLGLCMGTSALAEAPSTAKSKPAKARKAGDIAPLVDATSVVEDLALDLRYATADNFLKKKVYPDSARCLLLPESASKLKAAAEVLRPQGYRLKVYDCYRPRAVQWEMWKIMPVPGYVADPRKGSNHNRGGAVDLTLVTLEGKEVEMPTPFDTFTPEAHHGYAGGTEASRKHREILREAMEGAGFVPNRMEWWHYDLPDAKTRPVLDVPFASTKTP; encoded by the coding sequence ATGAGCGCGCGGCGGTGGGTCTGGGTGCTGGGGCTGTGCATGGGGACCTCGGCGCTGGCCGAGGCTCCGAGCACCGCGAAGAGCAAGCCCGCGAAGGCGCGGAAGGCGGGGGATATCGCGCCGCTGGTCGATGCGACCTCCGTGGTCGAGGACCTGGCGCTGGACCTCCGCTACGCGACGGCGGACAACTTCTTGAAGAAGAAGGTGTACCCGGACTCGGCGCGCTGCCTGCTGCTGCCGGAGTCCGCGAGCAAGCTGAAGGCGGCGGCGGAGGTGCTGCGGCCCCAGGGCTACCGGCTGAAGGTCTACGACTGCTATCGCCCGCGCGCGGTGCAGTGGGAGATGTGGAAGATCATGCCCGTGCCCGGCTACGTGGCGGACCCTCGCAAGGGCTCCAACCACAACCGGGGCGGCGCGGTGGACCTGACGCTGGTGACGCTGGAGGGGAAGGAGGTCGAGATGCCCACGCCCTTCGACACCTTCACGCCCGAGGCGCACCACGGCTACGCGGGAGGCACCGAGGCCTCGCGCAAGCACCGCGAGATTCTCCGCGAGGCGATGGAGGGGGCGGGCTTCGTCCCCAACCGCATGGAGTGGTGGCACTACGACCTGCCGGACGCCAAGACGCGGCCGGTGCTGGATGTGCCCTTCGCCTCGACGAAGACCCCATGA
- the queC gene encoding 7-cyano-7-deazaguanine synthase QueC codes for MTKRAVVLFSGGLDSTTCVAMAKAQGFEPVCLAVSYGQRHSVELEKAREVARALGVKDFRVVGIDLRQIGGSALTADIDVPKDRPADEMSHGVPVTYVPARNALFLSLALGLAEVVEATDLYIGVNAVDYSGYPDCRPEFIRSFEAMANLATKAGAEGARFTVHAPLSGMSKADIIREGTRLGVDYGMTHSCYDPDEQGGACGRCDSCMLRKKGFEEAGVPDPTHYAAGARG; via the coding sequence ATGACGAAGCGAGCGGTGGTGTTGTTCTCGGGTGGCCTGGACTCGACGACGTGTGTGGCCATGGCGAAGGCCCAGGGCTTCGAGCCGGTGTGCCTGGCGGTGTCCTATGGCCAGCGTCACTCGGTGGAGCTGGAGAAGGCGCGTGAAGTCGCTCGGGCCCTGGGCGTGAAGGACTTCCGCGTGGTGGGCATCGACCTGCGGCAGATTGGCGGCTCGGCGCTCACCGCGGACATCGACGTGCCCAAGGACCGCCCGGCGGATGAGATGAGCCACGGTGTCCCCGTGACGTACGTGCCCGCGCGCAACGCGCTGTTCCTCTCGCTGGCCCTGGGCCTGGCGGAGGTGGTGGAGGCCACGGACCTCTACATCGGCGTCAACGCGGTGGACTACAGCGGCTATCCGGACTGCCGGCCGGAGTTCATCCGCTCGTTCGAGGCGATGGCGAACCTGGCGACGAAGGCGGGCGCGGAGGGTGCGCGCTTCACCGTGCACGCGCCGCTGTCGGGGATGTCGAAGGCGGACATCATCCGCGAGGGCACGCGTCTGGGCGTGGACTACGGCATGACGCACTCCTGCTACGACCCGGATGAGCAGGGCGGTGCCTGCGGGCGCTGCGACAGCTGCATGCTGCGCAAGAAGGGCTTCGAGGAAGCGGGCGTCCCGGACCCGACGCACTACGCGGCGGGGGCCCGAGGATGA